Proteins encoded together in one Calditrichota bacterium window:
- a CDS encoding TonB-dependent receptor, producing the protein MSILLIALPVLSQTTGKVTGVVTDENGNGLPGANIAIKGTSLGAATGLDGKYSINKVPAGKYMLVVTFIGYRTAEKQVVVTANATVSVDFVLTEDVLQMDAVVVTGTPGGVGIRKRDASFAISTVDATEIRQFSPSSTANLLELIPGVWSESSGGIAGANIFVRGLPSSGDAPFVTMSINGGPIYGVETLSFLEQSTLFRIDETVELTEASRGGPSAVFSNAEPGMTVNFNLRKGGETTKGRLKYGTSDYNLQRLDGFLSGKLTKGLYYMVGGYVRTSPGVRSTQFNAENGKQFTMQLTKVFKRGVINAFSRLTDDYGQWVLPMALKTGNDLGTFSQLGNATRFRQLQINAQGDSAYFDFGKGRGWKGSVSGINATFELGAGWKVHDILAYTSGDANTFGFVPNGNPIKVSALGRETVKTRSGQVLSGSDYVQNYGHWVVMKNLESINNDLSLNKLWNGHNITFGLYQARWSSEDFWTLGNHVPVHNVANGDLLEADITSQDVADAGGGGPWNYGLQYAGDARVSAIYAADSWQIRPALRFDLGVRYELFDLQYTLDHGAYPDGIIDKAETLSGKDHAITAAINYDFTRELGLFGRFSDSYQFPQFDMIREGKYSLDKDGNVEANGFAQYEMGVKYSSRLFSLFATGFFNNVDVFDGDVGAVRESALLNTQTKGVELDGVLSLNNFRVRAVGTFQKGEIKDSDVAPEVVGNSIWRQPDVQLRVSPSYNFSFGSSNVLIYGAARMVGKRWDSRDNVFQLDGYTKIDVGAIVSVQGGLSFAIHVDNLTDSEGLTEGDPRDPLAANGRPIFGRSIKFSVTHDF; encoded by the coding sequence ATGAGCATTCTTTTGATCGCTTTGCCTGTTCTATCTCAAACAACAGGCAAAGTCACTGGAGTTGTTACTGATGAAAATGGTAACGGCCTACCAGGCGCTAATATCGCGATTAAGGGAACCTCTCTCGGCGCGGCTACAGGTCTGGACGGAAAATATAGCATCAATAAAGTCCCGGCAGGTAAGTACATGCTAGTCGTAACCTTCATCGGATATCGTACAGCGGAAAAGCAAGTAGTAGTTACTGCAAATGCTACGGTTAGTGTCGATTTTGTGCTTACAGAAGATGTGCTGCAAATGGACGCTGTGGTTGTCACTGGTACGCCAGGCGGCGTTGGAATTCGCAAGCGAGATGCGAGTTTCGCTATTAGCACTGTTGATGCGACTGAAATCAGACAGTTTTCACCGAGTAGCACCGCCAATCTTTTGGAGCTAATTCCTGGTGTTTGGTCAGAAAGTTCCGGTGGAATTGCCGGTGCCAATATTTTTGTTCGCGGTTTGCCATCATCCGGGGACGCACCGTTTGTAACAATGTCTATCAACGGCGGACCAATTTACGGTGTGGAGACACTCTCTTTCTTGGAGCAGAGCACTCTTTTCCGAATTGATGAAACAGTCGAGTTAACAGAAGCATCACGGGGAGGCCCCAGTGCTGTATTTTCCAATGCAGAGCCGGGTATGACCGTAAACTTCAATCTGAGAAAAGGCGGTGAAACAACCAAAGGCCGTCTGAAGTACGGAACGTCCGACTATAACCTGCAACGGCTCGATGGTTTTCTAAGTGGTAAATTGACAAAGGGCTTGTATTATATGGTAGGCGGTTACGTACGGACATCTCCCGGCGTCAGAAGCACGCAATTTAATGCTGAAAACGGAAAACAGTTCACCATGCAGTTGACTAAAGTCTTTAAACGTGGTGTAATCAATGCCTTCTCTCGTCTCACAGACGATTACGGACAATGGGTTTTGCCGATGGCGCTAAAGACTGGCAACGATCTCGGTACATTCTCACAACTCGGAAACGCGACACGTTTTCGCCAATTACAAATTAATGCACAGGGTGACAGCGCATATTTTGATTTTGGCAAAGGTCGCGGATGGAAAGGTAGTGTCAGCGGAATAAACGCGACTTTCGAACTGGGCGCCGGCTGGAAAGTACATGACATTCTTGCCTATACGTCTGGTGATGCGAATACTTTTGGTTTTGTACCAAACGGGAATCCAATTAAGGTATCTGCTCTTGGCCGCGAGACAGTAAAAACACGAAGCGGACAGGTGCTCAGCGGTTCGGATTACGTTCAGAACTATGGTCACTGGGTAGTAATGAAAAATCTCGAATCGATTAACAATGATCTCAGTTTAAACAAACTCTGGAATGGCCATAATATTACTTTTGGTTTGTATCAAGCTCGATGGTCATCAGAAGATTTCTGGACACTGGGAAATCATGTGCCGGTTCATAATGTAGCAAATGGTGATTTATTGGAAGCGGATATCACCAGTCAGGACGTTGCGGATGCTGGAGGCGGAGGCCCCTGGAATTACGGACTTCAATATGCCGGCGATGCTCGTGTATCAGCGATATATGCTGCTGATTCCTGGCAAATCAGGCCGGCTCTGCGATTTGACCTTGGCGTTCGCTACGAACTTTTTGATCTCCAATACACGCTTGATCACGGAGCATACCCCGATGGGATCATAGACAAGGCGGAAACGCTTAGCGGCAAGGATCACGCAATTACCGCGGCAATCAACTACGACTTTACCAGAGAACTTGGCCTCTTTGGACGTTTCTCTGATAGCTATCAATTCCCACAATTTGACATGATCCGGGAAGGAAAATACAGCCTTGACAAAGACGGTAATGTCGAAGCCAACGGATTTGCACAGTACGAAATGGGCGTAAAATATAGTTCGAGACTTTTCAGTTTGTTCGCTACTGGCTTCTTCAATAATGTTGATGTATTCGATGGCGATGTCGGAGCTGTGAGAGAATCTGCCTTACTCAATACCCAGACTAAGGGAGTAGAACTCGATGGCGTCCTTTCTTTGAACAACTTCAGAGTGCGGGCTGTCGGAACGTTTCAGAAAGGGGAGATTAAGGATTCTGACGTTGCCCCGGAAGTAGTTGGTAATTCAATCTGGCGTCAACCTGACGTACAACTCAGAGTTTCCCCGAGCTACAATTTTTCTTTTGGAAGTTCTAACGTGCTTATTTACGGCGCTGCTCGGATGGTTGGAAAACGCTGGGATTCCAGGGACAATGTTTTCCAGTTAGATGGCTATACAAAAATCGATGTAGGCGCCATTGTATCAGTACAGGGTGGCTTGTCGTTTGCCATTCATGTGGATAATTTGACCGATTCCGAAGGCCTGACAGAAGGTGATCCGCGAGATCCCTTGGCTGCCAATGGTCGTCCAATTTTTGGCCGGTCAATCAAATTTTCAGTTACGCACGATTTCTAA
- a CDS encoding sigma-70 family RNA polymerase sigma factor, with protein MIASKQSNNSEARILWEKMRGGDGQALADLFRNYYAFLYDYGMKLCSRAELVKDSIQEVFAYLWKKHTTISRVDSVSAYLLASLRRQLLKSIERQNLRQEVYHEFCQNLPTQAFSAEELLIMNEEMDSANKILQQALNKIPTRMREALYLKTNQKLSYKEIAAIMKINSQVARNYVSEAFRRLRTTLNEVNTSF; from the coding sequence GTGATAGCATCAAAACAATCTAATAATTCAGAAGCTCGAATCCTCTGGGAGAAAATGAGAGGAGGAGATGGGCAGGCGCTGGCTGATTTATTTAGAAATTATTACGCTTTCCTTTATGATTATGGAATGAAACTTTGCTCTCGAGCAGAATTAGTCAAAGATAGTATTCAAGAAGTATTTGCTTATCTATGGAAAAAACATACTACTATTTCCAGAGTTGATTCTGTCTCTGCTTATTTGTTGGCTTCACTTCGAAGACAACTATTAAAATCTATAGAACGACAGAACTTAAGGCAAGAAGTTTATCATGAATTTTGCCAAAATCTCCCGACACAAGCCTTTTCCGCGGAAGAGCTGCTAATTATGAACGAAGAAATGGACTCAGCAAATAAAATATTACAACAAGCGCTTAATAAAATCCCCACACGAATGCGTGAAGCTCTTTATTTAAAAACTAATCAAAAATTATCCTATAAAGAAATCGCTGCTATTATGAAAATAAACTCCCAGGTCGCACGTAATTATGTCTCGGAAGCTTTCCGCCGTCTCAGAACAACTCTGAATGAAGTAAATACCAGTTTTTAA
- a CDS encoding DUF4974 domain-containing protein: protein MTKSSAPNVEQWLADESFQRWITNTATAEENKRWSDWLQSDFRHQEIYREAIKLWKLAQFKPASVPDIDSEWENLQDRLNLNLPKTASVVNLSTNKQNSDRNLSLPKLWFRIGAVAAAIILVALVSFYLLEMKHPSRQAFQIASTDYGQRVRIALPEGTTVILNANSTLQYPTTWTKKTIRSFRLKGEAYFIVASLPKGKQHNFIVETKDGKVEVVGTRFAVCERGRGTRVAVEEGCVKVSVPGDTTKQFNSQTTNILLTSGHLLKFKRGDRSLTPKYENVDIYTSWWTDQLVFDKTPFENIITRLQDTYGIQIKITDKHLLKRTLSGSIENTNLQTIITALARALQVPVQRKGNVIIFGKS from the coding sequence ATGACTAAATCATCAGCTCCGAATGTCGAACAGTGGTTGGCAGATGAATCTTTTCAGCGATGGATTACAAATACAGCAACCGCTGAAGAAAATAAGCGGTGGTCGGATTGGCTTCAATCTGATTTTCGTCACCAAGAGATTTATCGGGAAGCGATTAAATTGTGGAAATTGGCTCAATTTAAACCAGCTTCTGTGCCTGATATTGACTCAGAATGGGAAAATTTGCAAGATCGATTGAATTTGAATCTCCCAAAAACTGCTTCTGTTGTGAATTTATCGACTAATAAGCAAAATTCTGACAGGAATTTATCTTTGCCCAAATTATGGTTTCGCATCGGAGCAGTTGCTGCTGCAATTATTTTAGTGGCTTTAGTTTCTTTCTATTTACTCGAAATGAAACATCCAAGCAGACAAGCATTTCAGATCGCTTCCACCGATTATGGTCAACGAGTACGAATTGCATTGCCTGAGGGCACAACAGTCATATTAAATGCGAACTCGACACTTCAATATCCCACTACCTGGACTAAAAAGACAATACGGAGCTTTAGGCTTAAAGGGGAGGCATATTTTATTGTTGCCTCACTTCCCAAAGGTAAACAGCATAATTTTATTGTGGAAACCAAAGACGGAAAAGTCGAGGTAGTCGGAACGCGGTTTGCCGTATGTGAGCGCGGACGAGGAACGCGAGTCGCAGTGGAAGAAGGGTGTGTTAAAGTTAGCGTCCCAGGAGATACAACCAAACAGTTTAACTCGCAGACAACAAATATTTTGCTGACCTCTGGTCATTTATTGAAATTTAAGAGAGGGGATCGTTCTTTAACACCAAAATATGAAAATGTAGATATATATACTTCTTGGTGGACTGATCAATTAGTATTCGATAAAACACCTTTTGAAAATATTATCACTCGGTTGCAAGATACCTATGGCATTCAAATAAAGATAACAGATAAACACTTACTCAAGCGAACTTTATCCGGTTCAATTGAAAATACTAATTTGCAAACGATAATTACGGCATTAGCAAGAGCATTGCAAGTACCTGTACAGCGTAAAGGAAACGTAATTATATTTGGCAAGAGTTAG